The DNA window GCATATCTCAGTCATGTCAATCACAACACAAGCATATCAAAACTGTTTTTTGACTAAAGTTGAATAAAGAGGCGCGATGCACTCCTGCTGTCTGACCTCTTGCGAGGGAGAGGTGAAGCGTGGCCTCCCATCCAAACCATTAGCCAGACACAATCACACAGCTTCGTAGCAGATTAGTCTTCTGTATTAGGACTTTAGAGCTCTATTAATATAATCCCTCTGTTTTAGTGTAGCCTAGGTTTTAGTGGGGTTTACATGTGCGCATAGAAACACACACTTAACGACATGTATGCACGCACAGATACAGGCTGGTTAGGTTACAGGGTTCACAATCAATGGATCAAAAGTGAAATTTAGACGCTGGCTTAATGGACACGACACAAGCATTGTGGAAATGGGGGGTTTGCTCGCACGTTAGAGAGTGCGCAgtgttctttttgtgtgtgtgtgtgtgtgtgtgtgattagtgTTACTGTAGGTGTTGTTTCATTTAACACTGTAGTAACACAAAATGTCTTCCTCAGGGCTGATGAGATTGAGATGGTGATGACAGACCTTGAAAGAGCCAATCAGGTAAATTCAtcacttttgttatttatttttttttcctagttgGTCAAGTGCATCCAATGGCAACAGCAATAACGTTTTGTTTTGTCTGCTGTGTTTTATTTCCATGATTCACCAACAAATGCAGCTGTTCTCATGCTCATATTATCTGCACAGAACCAGCGAACATGTGTCTTATATCCAGCTATATTTACTGCGCTGCATTTGTGAAGGCCCTTGtttgttgtttaatttattacacaCCCACTAACCCCATCCAGCTGAAACAGGCCCCTTAGCGCGCCCTCTGCTCCTGGGCTGTAAATATTCCTGTGGTATCTGTTAATGTCATTGTTGTTAACTTTCATTATTAGCCCAAGAGTATGATTTGTGGCTAAAGGGTTAGCATAGGCAtgtaatgttaatattagccTAAAGGTTAGCACTCTGACGATAGtgccacatgcacacacacacacacacacacaaacgcgcGCACTCTCGCATGCACTATTCACACTTCTGATTTGAGGTTTACAGAGGATGACAGCATGGCCGCCAGCTCAGCCACAGACTTTTTATACGCTTTTATAAGGAGAAAATGGAAAACAGCGTTTTGCTTTTGCGACTAGGCAATCCGGCTCCCTCCCCTGTCAATAGCGGCTTCCAATGTGGTTGCAATTAGGAACGCCATGGAATCTGCTGCCTGTAACTCCTAATGACGGCCTTGTTTACCCGTGTTACTGATGACTCCCGACTGGAGCGTGGCAGTTTTGGCTGTAAAAACAGGCAGCGGGTGTCATCTCAATTTTCTGTaccaatgtaatattttattttattgaactgaaggaaaaaaaaacgcccTCTTTTTGGGTTTGAAGGACAAGAAGTGCTGCCGTATACACAGCTCAAATATTCTTTGCGCTGGAAAAAAGCGTTAATATGTTGTTGTTAACATTAGCTCCACTTATTCCACCCTCAAAACATCATGAAATGGTTGCCCCGAAGCATATTCTTATTTATGTTGAGTTAGTGGCAGGCCAGCACCATGAAATTTTTGCACCTCTCCCATGTTGTTCAAGTTTTTGGGTCTTCCTCTGGGCTAGTAGGAAaactaagatatttgagaaaatgtacacaaaagagAACATAACACCTGAATTCAGATTGGAGCTGCATAAACACATAAgaattgccacttttttttttcccatcttctgagtgttttttcttctctctgcaGCGAGCTGAAGCGGCGCAAAGAGACGCTGAGTCACTGCGGGAGCAGCTGTCCTTGAGTAACCAATCCCAGCGAGCCGCCAGCCCGACCAAGGCCGACCCCGACACGGTAACGTGTTTCGCCAACATACTGATTTACCGCGTGGCTGACAAAGCGGTATTGATGGTGCTAAAGATCAGCTCGCCCCCTTTTACTTCAGAGGTGATCATCTGATCACAGCAGCCATTAATTGATCACCGTTGTCATCGGTTTTCAAGGTCGTGGGGACTGTCTCAGGAGTTGCTACATCATGATTGGTGCTGAGAATAGTTTTAGTTAACTGTGTTTGCAGAACAGGACTATACAGTTCACTCTTGGACATGAGACATGGGCAGCATGAAGATGATTGAGtgtggtctacagccaatcaggatgcagaaGTGATTTTTATGTTACAAATGTTACAAACATACCGTAATTTCCTGACTGTAGAGCacacctgattataagcctcactcactacatttttagaggaaaaacgattttgtacatacacaagccgcacctgtatatacgtaagccgcatgtgcccacattaaaacatgtaaacatatttacaaagaaagacggtacaaagagagttttcaaagttttaataatataacttaacaataataataatataactttcttcacaaacggtGCCTGTGACGCGGCAGTAAAATGGTAGCAACATGGTAATAACATGCTAGTAAAATGGTAGCAATATGGTAACAACACGCTAGCAACACAATAGCAACACAGTATAACAGGTCTGGTAAAACAGGTCTGCCGtttccagcgtctcaccatcgattcgtttatgccaagtttacatgtagcagctctgtttccttctttattttagcttgaaagctgcgtcatatgcctttctttttgcattttccatgatggagggtatgttcacgctaatttaatgtatgcacaagacaagaagttgcagtcttcctcgacaCATATATTCCACtggtcttaatcttaccttttctactcgagagcccctggcggccgttagaaaaattacataaattggctgaataagccgcagggttgaaagtttggggaaaaaagtagcggcttatagtccggaatttacggtagtTTATGTAACAAACTATGTAGTGCCCATACGTTCTTGTACGTCCCAACACAGAGATAATTTCTGCtccatatatgtataaatatttctttgtttgtgtttgccgTCATATTAAACTGCTGTATTTGTCTCGTAGGAACAGGCAGTGGAGGCGGCATCCCACTCAAGTCTAGAGGCGGAGCTCAGGGCCAAAGAAAGGGAGACTGCACAGCTGGTGGAGGACGTCCAGAGACTGCAGGCCAGCCTGACCAAACTCAGAGAGACCACCAGCACCCAGATCACCCAGCTGGAGCAGCAGCTTAGCAGCAAGACGGCCGTTCTCAAGGTAGCACAGGAGACTCTTTATTTCCGCATTTGTTATAATATTGTGCGTTCTGTGTTAAGTTTCATCACTTTAATTTCTTTGTGTTATtcacaggaagtggaggagaaGCTTCAAAAGCAGTCAGACTATGAGGAGGTGAAGAAGGAATTGGGGTAGGTGCAAACacattgtgtgcatgtgtgtgtgtgttgtgtttattgttgtCGTGACTTCCAACAAAAGCATGCCCTCATTCCAGATGATGCATGTCTGCGGCTTGGTTGTCTCTTGTGTTTTTACTGCTCCTCTTAACCTACTTCGACCTCAAACAGACCACATACTGTGTCAAATTATTATAGTAAGTTCTTTTGTGTCCTCAGTATTCTGAAGTCAGTGGAGTTTGGAACATCAGACGCCGTCCAGGTAAACGTTTGTCTGTTGCGGCCTTATTACGACTCGAGTTAGgacattaattaataacataaaattataattatgagCTTTTAAATCGGGTCGGAGAAGgtcattatttttcttaatcTGCCTCTGTCGTCATCAGGATTCATCCAAACCTCTGGAGGTGCTGTTGCTGGAGAGGAACCGTAGTCTTCAGTCTGAGAGCGCTGCACTGCGCATAGCCAACACAGAGCTCAGTGGTAAGTTTGAGGCTTTAGGGAAGGTCCACCTTTACAGTATCCCTGGAGGAGGCTACTTGGGGGGGCTCATGAGGGCTGCAGGTAAGGCTGTTCAGGTGTAGCGTATAGATGCATGTATGGAAACACATGCATCTTGCATCTTTTTCTCTGAGAGTACACAAGTGCtgtatttttcaacaaaaaaaaaacaatgcattgtCATTGCTTATTCACCGCGCACACAAAGGGGAGCGGCTAACGAATACAATAGCAGGTCAACTTTAAGACTAATAAAGTTGCACAACACCACAAATGAGGACAACATgctgcacccccccaccaccaccacctaaACCACCCCGCCCACCCTTGCATCAGGACCCCTGCAACAGTGTTTATGGGTTTGAAATGTCATAGCTTTAGGCTTGAATAGCTGAGTAGCTCTGAATTGATTAACATTCACAGTAAGGGGAGCCTACTGTCTTGCTCAATCATGTTAAGTCTGAATGGTTCTGCATTTGAATAATATCGCTTGCTGCGCCTATCCTCAAGATGGATTCTTGTAGTGAAAAGATTGGGGAGAACAACAACATGTTTTGATATATTTGTTTTGATTCATGTTTATTGGAAGAGTTTGGTCTTTATTCCGAGTCAGACCTGTACACTTTCGTCATTGGTGACATTTATTTCTATTCTTGTTCAACCTTAAAGATTGTTTTATCCTGGATATATTTAATGAACTGAAGACTTGTTATTGCATCATCGATTGGACAATGAAGTGTTAAGGATccctctgctgctgcatggaCCAGGACGCCCATATGTGGACATCATATGTgtgaattgtttgtttttgtcctgattttttttccttccaggcTGTGACTTACAAGAAAGGTTGAAATCACAAATGCATGGGCATTTTGTCTGGGGGGGGGTtggcaaaaaaggaaaaacttaCTAATTTGAAAAAGACTTGATTAAGTTAATTTCATGTTTCTTCTCTGTTTCTGGAACCCCTTTTTTGTTGACTCCCCCCATAATGCATGGTGTGTTTGACCTTTCTTGTAGGGTCAGCCGGGCGGAAAGGGACAGAAGAGTCGACACCCAAGGAGGAAACCAGCGACCCCTCTTCTTCgccccctcctccccctccttctCTCCCTTCCTCCTCGCAGCCTCCTCTGTCTCGCACTCACACGGATGCCCTCAACActgccaccaccaccagcagcggGGAAACGCACCCATTCACTCCTACGGGCATTGGACAGGACTTCTACTCTCCAGTCTTCCCGCTGGTGGGCGGTAAGATGGCATTGAACTCCTTAATCCAGCGGCAGCTCCTCCAGACCTTCTACTCCAAAGCATTGCAAGAGTCGTCTGGAATCCCCAGTGGGGCTCTACTGTTCACCCCCTTCACTCCGACCCTTagctccatccctccctccaccCCCGGCTCCGGGTCTGCTGCCATCCCTCTCGCGGCCAGTAGCCCTCAGCCGCCCCCAGCCAGCCCAGACATGGCTCCCGTTAACGGGAGCAGCACCGCTGGCAGCGCCCCCTCGCCGTCCCCGAGCCACTCTGACGCCACCACAGGGAGCGTTTTGGATGGGGAGGACATGGACACAGCAGAGATTGCCCGGCAGGTGAAAGAGCAGCTGATCAAGCACAACATCGGTCAGCGTGTGTTTGGCCACTATGTACTGGGACTCTCCCAGGGTTCGGTCAGCGAGATTCTGGCCAGACCAAAGCCGTGGAACAAACTCACCATCCGGGGGAAGGAGCCCTTCCACAAGATGAGGCAGTTTCTGGCTGATGAGCAGAACATCCTTGCTCTACGCAGCATCCAGGGACGGCAAagaggtgagtgtgtgtgcgtcttGTGACGTATGTGTGTTTCAAgcatgcgtgcgtgtgtgtgtgtttgtgtgcgtgtgtgaacaGCCCTGCACAGAGCCATTGATCAGCTTGTCAATAAGGGCTAGCCTTTATAtttttcttcctcctctctAACTCCCATCCTGCGCCACATCTGTGTGTCCTGAATTAGTtcctagacacacacacacacacactcatcccaGGAGCCTCTCCTAGCTATTGTGGTCAATACAGAAACCTTTCACACATCAATAGCATTGATTGGTGAGAACTAGGAGGATAGCAAGAGGTACTGCTTACTGCGGGTAGATTCGATTTAGCCCGGGCCTGCTTTTGTTAACGCATCAGGACATTTGTAGATGGAAGGTGGTCTCAGTGGTACACAAATATCACCAAGTCTAGCACCAAGAGAGTCAGCTAGTAAGCAggcattttgtcattttgtcacaCAATACTAATATTTTGAGTAGTTCACTAATGCTGTTGGATGTAGACCATCCCCACATAGTGAaaatcaatgtatttttttttccccaacactGGATGAAATTACCCACACTTGCAGTACATTATAGGGAACAACATAGTGCAGCagttaaaccaaaaaaaaaaaacacacaagtgcTGTAACATAGTGTGTGgtatattgtttttaacagaGGGCTCAGGCCAGCCCCAGCTTAGCCGAGTGTTTCAGGATGTTCCGAAGCGGAGAACCCACTCCAATACAGCTTCACACACAGGTCTGTCCCCTTCACACGCAGATTCTGGCACGTTCTGTCTGTGTGGCATGTTTGTGTAAGGGTGAACTCTATctctagtgtgtgtgtttgcgcgtGTGTTGCGTGGACTAATTGTGACGGACCAGtcaatatacagtgaagaaaataagtatttgaacaccctgctattttgctatttctcccacttagaaatcatggaggggtctgaaattttcatcgtaggtgcatgtccactgtgagagagataaactaaaaagaaaaatccagaaatcacaatgcatgattttttaacaatttatttgtgtgatacagctgcaaataagtatttgaacacctgtgtatcatctagaattctgaccctgaaagacctgttagtctgcccattagaagtccacctgcactccatgtatcatcctgaatcagatgcacctgtttgaggtcgttagctgcataaagacacctgtccaccccatacaatcagtaagactttaacttgtaacatggcgaagaccaaagagctgtccaaagacaccagagacaaaattgtacacctccacaaggctggaaagggctacggagcaattaccaagcagcttggtgaaaaaaggtccactgttggagctatcattagaaaatggaagaagctaaacatgacggtcaatctcaatcggagtggagccccatgcaagatatcacctcgtggggtctcaatgattctaagaaaggtgaggaatcagcccagaactacacgacaggacttggtcaatgacctgaaaagagctgggaccaccgtttccaaggttactgtaggtaatacactaagacgtcatgatgtgaaatcatgcatggcacgaaaggttcccctgcttaaaccagcacatgtcaaggcccgtcttaagtttgcatatgaccatttggatgatacagaggagtcagggagaaagttttatggtcagatgagaccaaaatagaactttttggtcataattccaataagcgtgtttggaggaagaagaatgaagagtacaatccgaagaacaccatccctactgtgaagcatgggggtggtagcatcatgctttgggggtgtttttctgcacatgggacaggacgagtgcactgcattaaagagaggatgactggggccgtgtattgtgagattttggggaacaacctccttccctctgtcagagcattgaagatgggtcgtggctgggtcttccaacacgacaacgacccgaagcacacagccaggaaaaccaaggagtggctccgtaagaagcatatcaaggttctagcatggcccagccagtctccagacctgaacccaatcgaaaatctttggagggagctcaaactccgtgtttctcagcgacagcccagaaacctgactgatctagagaagatctgtgtggaggagtgggccaagatccctcctgcagtgtgtgcaaacctggtgaaaaactacaggaaacgtttgacctctgtaatagcaaacaaaggctactgtaccaaatattaacattcattttctcaggtgttcaaatacttattagcagctgtatcacacaaataaattgttaaaaaatcatgcattgtgatttctggatttttctttttagtttatctctctcacagtggacatgcacctacgatgaaaatttcagacccctccatgatttctaagtgggagaaatagcaaaatagcagggtgttcaaatacttattttcttcactgtaattGTGCCTTGATGGTAACTGCACAGTCAGTGACAAAGCCAGCATGTCCATTGAGGAGTTACCTTTTTGTGGTGGGAATGTTCTTTGTAGTGTGACATTTTTGATGAAATATTCTATGATAGTTATTTTTTACCGCTATATAGTTTGTTTTCCTACTTATGTTTTCATCTCTTCTTCTTGTCCCTCCCTCTCCTTTCAGGGAACATCACTGCTCGTGTCCGCACTCCAGATGCTGGTTCAGATGAGGCCATCAAGTCCATTCTAGAGCAGGCCAAAAGAGAACTGCAGGTGCAGAAAGCCGGTGAGTGCAAATTCCATCTTCTTCCATCAAGTCCTGCGATCGGTCTGGATCGTCTCACATTCGTTTTCTCCTTCACCAGATTTGTCCCATGTGCAACCCTCGTACGCAGGCCTGAAAGGAGGGGGTGGAAGCGTAGGGGGCGGAGGGGGTAGCGGGTCAGATGAGGCAATCCGCTCCATCCTGGAGCAAGCTCGCCGAGAAATGGAGGCCCAGCAGGCTGCTTTGGAGCCCATCCTCAAAGcatcatcttcctcatcctcgCTAGCGTCATTGTCTCAGAGAGACCTCATGAGCTCACCGCTTACAGCTCCCCTCCCCCCGTACAATCCCCTGGCACTGTCCCTCAAGAAGCCCCCCAGCTCTCTTTTGTCCTCCCCGTCTTCCCCGTCACCCGTGCTGGACTTCAGCTCCAGCGTGAAGAGGGAAGGCAGGTCCTCTTCTGGGATTGACGCATCAACGGATGCAGCTCTAAGGCAGGGTCGGAGCTCCGAGGGGTCTGCGGCGCGCTCAGGAAGTGGTGCTGCAGGAGTGGGTTACTGGAGAGAGCAATGGTGGAGCAGCATGCACACGGACCACCGAAGGCCTGCAGCAGTAGAGGAGAACCACAACCAGGAAGACTCCAAAGAGGTGAGGGCAGGCTAAACTAAAGTTATTTTAAGGTGTGCTTTGGCTCTGTCCCTTTCTGTTTGCATTACCgctaatagtttgactttacaGCAGTCGCATGTCTGAGCCATTTTCCCTGGTGTGTGCTGTAGGGAATACTGAGTGACAGTCTGTCTCGGAACAAGCCATGGAACAAGCTGAACCAGAGGAACCGGGAGCCATACCTGCGCATGCAGCCGTGGCTCAATGGGGACCAGGGGCAAAACGCACACATCCAACAAGCTCAGAACCAAGGTACACAGATCCTACAAGCGGCACACACCGCTGCATTCACACAAGCAGGTTGCTTTGGGCTCGTGTTCCTCCGAAAAGCCTGATTAGGGCTATTTGCAAGTTGCTACTGTCTGCCTGTCAATCACACCATCTTCCCTCCGTCACTCTCTCCCTTGCCTGACCCTGCATTCCCCCATATCCCTAACTCCTCCCACCACCATCCCCCCCATCCTCGGTGCTGTGGCAGTGTCAGCCAGCAAGCTGCTGGTTTGTCATGTCATAGACAAGTTAGTGTTGCAGCGCCAGATGgcagctctgtgtgtgtgtgtgtgtgtatgtgtgtgtatgcatgtgcgTGTCTGTGTTTCTCTCTGGGGGTGTAAACAGCAGCTAATGTACACTGACAGCTCCTCATGACTGCTCTCTTCCAGCCTGCTGAGCTGCACAGCAGCACTACACAGGCAGAGACAGGGAGATGAAGGAAGGAGCAGGAAGCCAAAATAGCGTCAAACTAAAAACTTAAATACCTTTTGCTGTTTGTTAAATAGGGATTTGATTTTAATATGACTCAAAGCCTGTAGGATATGGGGATGAAACCGTTTTTTTTGGTGCATAACACACGTCTCGTGTTGTTCTCCCTCTTTTTCCACAATCAGAGGGTACACCCAAAACATCAGCAAGCTGCAGCCCCGCTCCAGAGTCACCTCTCAGTTCCGCTGAAGAGTCTGTCAACGGTCTAGCAGGGGATCTGCTCACATCACAGTCGTCCGGTCTCAAGCCCACTTCTGAAGATCCCTCATGTGGGGACTCTCAGCCTGGCACACCGCTGCCTCTACCTGGTCACTCGGGTCTAAGCATTCAGGAGATGGTTGCAATGTCTCCCGAACTCGATACTTATGCTATTACCAAGAAGGTGAAGGAGGTGCTGACTGATAACAACCTCGGTAAGACATACCGaaagtatacagtatttatattcTGTAGGGTTTGTTCCATTTAAATAACAAAGGCAATTTCTGCCCTTTCTAACCAGGCCAGCGTCTGTTTGGGGAGACTATCCTGGGTCTGACACAGGGTTCTGTCTCAGACCTGCTGGCCAGGCCCAAACCCTGGCACAAGCTCAGCCTGAAGGGCAGGGAGCCCTTTGTTCGCATGCAGCTATGGCTCCAGGACCCTCACAGCGTGGAGAAACTCATGGACATGAAACGACTGGAGAAGAAAGGTGTGTATGAAAACAAACCTTCCATATAGACGAGCACAAAACCCTCGTGCCGCACGTTTATTTGATAAGTACATGCAGAT is part of the Doryrhamphus excisus isolate RoL2022-K1 chromosome 8, RoL_Dexc_1.0, whole genome shotgun sequence genome and encodes:
- the cux1b gene encoding cut-like homeobox 1b isoform X4; this translates as MAANAGSMFQYWKRFDLQQLQKELDATATQLANRQDESEQSRKKLIDLSREFKKNTPEDFRKQVAPLLKSFQGEIDALSKRSKEAEAAFLNVYKKIIDVPDPVPVLELAQQLQLKLQRMHDIETENTKLRETLEDYNKEFAEVKNQEVTIKALKEKIREYEQSLKNQAENLAQETQLQLHNDYAEKERKLQESQDSMSSRLEEAEHKAQSLQTALETTQAELFDLKTKYDEESSAKADEIEMVMTDLERANQRAEAAQRDAESLREQLSLSNQSQRAASPTKADPDTEQAVEAASHSSLEAELRAKERETAQLVEDVQRLQASLTKLRETTSTQITQLEQQLSSKTAVLKEVEEKLQKQSDYEEVKKELGILKSVEFGTSDAVQDSSKPLEVLLLERNRSLQSESAALRIANTELSGSAGRKGTEESTPKEETSDPSSSPPPPPPSLPSSSQPPLSRTHTDALNTATTTSSGETHPFTPTGIGQDFYSPVFPLVGGKMALNSLIQRQLLQTFYSKALQESSGIPSGALLFTPFTPTLSSIPPSTPGSGSAAIPLAASSPQPPPASPDMAPVNGSSTAGSAPSPSPSHSDATTGSVLDGEDMDTAEIARQVKEQLIKHNIGQRVFGHYVLGLSQGSVSEILARPKPWNKLTIRGKEPFHKMRQFLADEQNILALRSIQGRQRGNITARVRTPDAGSDEAIKSILEQAKRELQVQKADLSHVQPSYAGLKGGGGSVGGGGGSGSDEAIRSILEQARREMEAQQAALEPILKASSSSSSLASLSQRDLMSSPLTAPLPPYNPLALSLKKPPSSLLSSPSSPSPVLDFSSSVKREGRSSSGIDASTDAALRQGRSSEGSAARSGSGAAGVGYWREQWWSSMHTDHRRPAAVEENHNQEDSKEGILSDSLSRNKPWNKLNQRNREPYLRMQPWLNGDQGQNAHIQQAQNQEGTPKTSASCSPAPESPLSSAEESVNGLAGDLLTSQSSGLKPTSEDPSCGDSQPGTPLPLPGHSGLSIQEMVAMSPELDTYAITKKVKEVLTDNNLGQRLFGETILGLTQGSVSDLLARPKPWHKLSLKGREPFVRMQLWLQDPHSVEKLMDMKRLEKKAYMKRRLSSLSDGHSVDGGLVGPDYVQGSQSPGQQQLKKPRVVLGPEEKEALKKAYQQKPYPSPKTIEELASQLNLKTSTVINWFHNYRSRIRRELFIEEIQAAGGVGPGSEGGSPSLRGSKSGEGDSCDGTESEGTVETRQGFGVGLEDHRGVCKDHDMEAESEAGGSNNSPAQIDCIPPGSSCGSGGLGLFSLTEASPCSSASSTNIPASGPARNPRDNNLRKKKAANLNNIIHRLEKAASKEDPSEWEF
- the cux1b gene encoding cut-like homeobox 1b isoform X1, which gives rise to MAANAGSMFQYWKRFDLQQLQKELDATATQLANRQDESEQSRKKLIDLSREFKKNTPEDFRKQVAPLLKSFQGEIDALSKRSKEAEAAFLNVYKKIIDVPDPVPVLELAQQLQLKLQRMHDIETENTKLRETLEDYNKEFAEVKNQEVTIKALKEKIREYEQSLKNQAENLAQETQLQLHNDYAEKERKLQESQDSMSSRLEEAEHKAQSLQTALETTQAELFDLKTKYDEESSAKADEIEMVMTDLERANQRAEAAQRDAESLREQLSLSNQSQRAASPTKADPDTEQAVEAASHSSLEAELRAKERETAQLVEDVQRLQASLTKLRETTSTQITQLEQQLSSKTAVLKEVEEKLQKQSDYEEVKKELGILKSVEFGTSDAVQDSSKPLEVLLLERNRSLQSESAALRIANTELSGSAGRKGTEESTPKEETSDPSSSPPPPPPSLPSSSQPPLSRTHTDALNTATTTSSGETHPFTPTGIGQDFYSPVFPLVGGKMALNSLIQRQLLQTFYSKALQESSGIPSGALLFTPFTPTLSSIPPSTPGSGSAAIPLAASSPQPPPASPDMAPVNGSSTAGSAPSPSPSHSDATTGSVLDGEDMDTAEIARQVKEQLIKHNIGQRVFGHYVLGLSQGSVSEILARPKPWNKLTIRGKEPFHKMRQFLADEQNILALRSIQGRQREGSGQPQLSRVFQDVPKRRTHSNTASHTGNITARVRTPDAGSDEAIKSILEQAKRELQVQKADLSHVQPSYAGLKGGGGSVGGGGGSGSDEAIRSILEQARREMEAQQAALEPILKASSSSSSLASLSQRDLMSSPLTAPLPPYNPLALSLKKPPSSLLSSPSSPSPVLDFSSSVKREGRSSSGIDASTDAALRQGRSSEGSAARSGSGAAGVGYWREQWWSSMHTDHRRPAAVEENHNQEDSKEGILSDSLSRNKPWNKLNQRNREPYLRMQPWLNGDQGQNAHIQQAQNQEGTPKTSASCSPAPESPLSSAEESVNGLAGDLLTSQSSGLKPTSEDPSCGDSQPGTPLPLPGHSGLSIQEMVAMSPELDTYAITKKVKEVLTDNNLGQRLFGETILGLTQGSVSDLLARPKPWHKLSLKGREPFVRMQLWLQDPHSVEKLMDMKRLEKKAYMKRRLSSLSDGHSVDGGLVGPDYVQGSQSPGQQQLKKPRVVLGPEEKEALKKAYQQKPYPSPKTIEELASQLNLKTSTVINWFHNYRSRIRRELFIEEIQAAGGVGPGSEGGSPSLRGSKSGEGDSCDGTESEGTVETRQGFGVGLEDHRGVCKDHDMEAESEAGGSNNSPAQIDCIPPGSSCGSGGLGLFSLTEASPCSSASSTNIPASGPARNPRDNNLRKKKAANLNNIIHRLEKAASKEDPSEWEF
- the cux1b gene encoding cut-like homeobox 1b isoform X2, which produces MAANAGSMFQYWKRFDLQQLQKELDATATQLANRQDESEQSRKKLIDLSREFKKNTPEDFRKQVAPLLKSFQGEIDALSKRSKEAEAAFLNVYKKIIDVPDPVPVLELAQQLQLKLQRMHDIETENTKLRETLEDYNKEFAEVKNQEVTIKALKEKIREYEQSLKNQAENLAQETQLQLHNDYAEKERKLQESQDSMSSRLEEAEHKAQSLQTALETTQAELFDLKTKYDEESSAKADEIEMVMTDLERANQRAEAAQRDAESLREQLSLSNQSQRAASPTKADPDTAVEAASHSSLEAELRAKERETAQLVEDVQRLQASLTKLRETTSTQITQLEQQLSSKTAVLKEVEEKLQKQSDYEEVKKELGILKSVEFGTSDAVQDSSKPLEVLLLERNRSLQSESAALRIANTELSGSAGRKGTEESTPKEETSDPSSSPPPPPPSLPSSSQPPLSRTHTDALNTATTTSSGETHPFTPTGIGQDFYSPVFPLVGGKMALNSLIQRQLLQTFYSKALQESSGIPSGALLFTPFTPTLSSIPPSTPGSGSAAIPLAASSPQPPPASPDMAPVNGSSTAGSAPSPSPSHSDATTGSVLDGEDMDTAEIARQVKEQLIKHNIGQRVFGHYVLGLSQGSVSEILARPKPWNKLTIRGKEPFHKMRQFLADEQNILALRSIQGRQREGSGQPQLSRVFQDVPKRRTHSNTASHTGNITARVRTPDAGSDEAIKSILEQAKRELQVQKADLSHVQPSYAGLKGGGGSVGGGGGSGSDEAIRSILEQARREMEAQQAALEPILKASSSSSSLASLSQRDLMSSPLTAPLPPYNPLALSLKKPPSSLLSSPSSPSPVLDFSSSVKREGRSSSGIDASTDAALRQGRSSEGSAARSGSGAAGVGYWREQWWSSMHTDHRRPAAVEENHNQEDSKEGILSDSLSRNKPWNKLNQRNREPYLRMQPWLNGDQGQNAHIQQAQNQEGTPKTSASCSPAPESPLSSAEESVNGLAGDLLTSQSSGLKPTSEDPSCGDSQPGTPLPLPGHSGLSIQEMVAMSPELDTYAITKKVKEVLTDNNLGQRLFGETILGLTQGSVSDLLARPKPWHKLSLKGREPFVRMQLWLQDPHSVEKLMDMKRLEKKAYMKRRLSSLSDGHSVDGGLVGPDYVQGSQSPGQQQLKKPRVVLGPEEKEALKKAYQQKPYPSPKTIEELASQLNLKTSTVINWFHNYRSRIRRELFIEEIQAAGGVGPGSEGGSPSLRGSKSGEGDSCDGTESEGTVETRQGFGVGLEDHRGVCKDHDMEAESEAGGSNNSPAQIDCIPPGSSCGSGGLGLFSLTEASPCSSASSTNIPASGPARNPRDNNLRKKKAANLNNIIHRLEKAASKEDPSEWEF